A region from the Alnus glutinosa chromosome 5, dhAlnGlut1.1, whole genome shotgun sequence genome encodes:
- the LOC133869089 gene encoding tyrosine-sulfated glycopeptide receptor 1-like, protein MPATNYHLLLITLFFFGIFSTNHACNQIDRDSLSSLAFNSTSSPPLNWSSIDCCQWEGISCDHKHQVTNIWLPSKGLSGSISPSLGNLTQLLHLNLSNNSLSGPLFPGLFSSLTQLEVLDLSYNHLFGDISGWPASLQIVDISSNHFSETFQSSFLQRAWRLTQLNVSNNGFMGPIPSFPCINSSLVSLLDFSYNHHSGQIPSGLGACSQLKVFRAGFNSLSGSLPDDIFNATGVEEISLPSNHLSGPISNDIVYLTKLTNLELYGNELSSKLPVNIGKLSKLKHLLLDENSLIGSLPQSLVNCTNLTKLILRYNFLQGDISTFNFSSFHQLTIIDLAFNNLSGNLPVSLYSCKSLIAIRLAQNQIEGQIQHEMLQLKFLSFLSLGQNRLTNITNAIKILTRCKTLTVVLLSGSFLQEAMPSDENTIGYDGFENLRVLSLEECQLTGQFPVWISKLKKLEYLNLRANRITGSIPSSLSTLPSLIRIEVDDNLISGEFPKELCDLPALMSPKALVDKSHLDLPIFSGTNMQINFLSNIEPGIFVANNSLSGNIPIEIGRLKMLHSLNLSHNNFSGNIPTQLSELTNLEELDLSANRLSGEMPASLSSLHFLSRFSVANNNLLGEIPLGTQLQTFNASAYDGNPGLCGPPLPHGCAQIVSNNQDDDGPRIPWFPLTVVFGFITGFWGVCGPLIFSYKWRVAYFQFMDHLKNRCIIFFFKIAYWSL, encoded by the coding sequence ATGCCTGCAACCAATTATCATCTCCTCTTGATTACCTTGTTTTTCTTTGGTATTTTCTCCACAAATCATGCCTGCAACCAAATAGACCGCGACTCTCTCTCGTCCTTAGCCTTCAACTCTACGTCTTCTCCTCCACTAAATTGGTCTTCCATTGATTGTTGTCAATGGGAAGGCATTTCTTGTGATCATAAACATCAAGTCACCAATATTTGGTTGCCTTCTAAAGGCCTCAGTGGGAGTATATCTCCCTCTCTTGGAAACCTCACACAGCTTTTACACCTCAAtctctccaacaattcactttcGGGTCCTCTCTTTCCTGGATTGTTTTCGTCATTGACTCAGCTCGAGGTCCTTGATTTGAGCTACAACCATCTATTTGGAGATATATCTGGTTGGCCTGCCTCCCTTCAAATTGTTGACATATCTAGCAATCACTTCAGCGAGACATTCCAATCTTCATTCCTTCAAAGAGCATGGAGGTTGACCCAACTCAATGTTAGCAACAATGGTTTCATGGGCCCTATTCCTTCCTTTCCTTGCATCAATTCTTCCTTGGTCAGCCTCCTCGATTTCTCCTATAATCATCATAGTGGCCAAATTCCTAGTGGACTAGGGGCATGTTCCCAACTAAAGGTGTTTCGGGCAGGTTTTAACTCTCTCTCAGGTTCCCTTCCTGATGATATATTCAATGCAACAGGGGTAGAAGAAATCTCCTTACCTTCCAATCATCTTTCTGGACCCATCAGCAATGATATTGTGTACCTTACAAAACTCACCAACCTCGAGTTATATGGAAATGAATTGAGCAGCAAGCTCCCTGTGAATATCGGAAAGCTCTCCAAATTAAAGCACCTACTTCTTGATGAGAATTCCTTAATAGGTTCTTTGCCCCAATCTCTGGTGAATTGCACAAATCTCACAAAATTGATATTACGATACAATTTCCTTCAAGGAGACATCTCTACCTTTAACTTCTCCAGTTTTCATCAACTTACCATAATTGACCTAGCCTTTAATAACTTGTCTGGTAACTTGCCCGTAAGCCTTTACTCATGCAAATCCTTGATAGCAATTCGACTAGCCCAAAACCAAATAGAGGGACAAATCCAACATGAGATGCTTCAATTGAAATTCTTATCTTTCCTTTCACTTGGTCAAAATAGGCTAACCAATATCACAAACGCAATCAAGATTTTGACGCGTTGCAAGACACTTACTGTAGTCTTACTGTCAGGATCTTTTCTACAAGAGGCAATGCCAAGTGATGAAAATACAATTGGTTATGATGGATTTGAAAATCTCCGAGTCTTGAGTCTTGAGGAGTGCCAACTGACAGGTCAGTTTCCTGTATGGATATCTAAGCTTAAGAAGTTAGAATATCTAAATCTCAGGGCCAATCGTATCACGGGTTCAATTCCTAGTTCGTTGTCGACTCTTCCAAGCCTCATCCGCATAGAGGTAGATGATAACCTCATTTCAGGTGAATTCCCAAAGGAACTTTGTGATTTGCCAGCATTAATGTCACCAAAGGCTCTAGTAGACAAGAGTCATTTGGATTTACCAATTTTTTCTGGTACAAATATGCAAATCAATTTCCTCTCAAACATTGAACCGGGAATTTTTGTTGCAAACAACAGTCTTAGTGGTAACATCCCAATTGAGATCGGTCGTTTGAAGATGCTTCATAGTCTAAATCTTAGTCATAACAACTTCTCAGGAAACATTCCAACCCAACTATCTGAGCTCACAAACTTGGAAGAATTAGACCTCTCTGCAAATCGGTTGTCCGGTGAAATGCCAGCATCACTAAGTAGTCTACATTTCTTGTCTCGATTCAGTGTTGCAAACAACAATCTCCTTGGAGAAATACCATTGGGAACTCAACTTCAAACCTTTAATGCCTCTGCATATGACGGAAACCCTGGACTTTGTGGCCCCCCACTTCCACATGGGTGTGCCCAAATTGTTAGCAACAATCAAGACGACGATGGGCCTAGAATCCCATGGTTTCCACTGACTgtggtttttggttttattaCAGGTTTTTGGGGAGTTTGTGGTCCATTAATTTTTAGCTATAAGTGGAGAGTTGCATATTTCCAATTCATGGACCACTTAAAAAATAGGTgcataatctttttctttaaaattgctTATTGGTCACTTTAG